CGCTAAATGGTTCATCTAATAACAGCGTGTCTGGCTCAGTGACAAGTGCTCTTGCGATGGCTGTACGCTGAGCCATCCCTCCGGATAACTGCTTCGGGTAATAGTGCTCAAACCCTTCAAGTCCAACGTCTTGTAATAATTCCCTTGCTTTTCTTTTATTTTCTTTTGCTTTTCCTTCTAAGCCAAAGCACACGTTTTCTATCACGGTTAACCACGGCATAAGTCTTGGTTCCTGAAAGATAAGCCCCAGATCCTTCGATGTCCCACGACGTACCTGACCATTAATCTCAATCGTGCCATCATATCCAGTATCAAGCCCTGAGATGGCTCTTAAAATCGTACTTTTCCCACAACCACTTGTTCCTAATAGACCGACAATTTCGCCTTTTTTAGCTTTAAAAGAGACGTGTTGTACCGCTGGTTCCCCGTTGAACACTCTGCTGACATGTTGAATTTTAATACTCATTCTTCCCGTCTCCTTTCGCTATTTAGAACTTTCAATGCGGTCTTGCCAGTGCAAAGC
The Salipaludibacillus sp. LMS25 DNA segment above includes these coding regions:
- a CDS encoding ABC transporter ATP-binding protein, whose protein sequence is MSIKIQHVSRVFNGEPAVQHVSFKAKKGEIVGLLGTSGCGKSTILRAISGLDTGYDGTIEINGQVRRGTSKDLGLIFQEPRLMPWLTVIENVCFGLEGKAKENKRKARELLQDVGLEGFEHYYPKQLSGGMAQRTAIARALVTEPDTLLLDEPFSALDAFTKLQLQDMLLDLWQSYQPTMVIVTHDIDEALTLCDRVIILKGQPGELYKNIEVKQPKPRSKGDAGLAKLKEDIIDSLEVTKKVASTSQKHIREA